In Phyllostomus discolor isolate MPI-MPIP mPhyDis1 chromosome 3, mPhyDis1.pri.v3, whole genome shotgun sequence, a single genomic region encodes these proteins:
- the IFNB1 gene encoding interferon beta: MANGSIVQMALLLCFSTTALSMSYDVLQFQQRGSISACWTLIKQLNGTGHSCLQNTIDFKFPQEIQPQKFQKKEAMLVIHEMLQQIFDLFTRNFSSTGWNETIIEKLFGELNWQMDHLEAALVEIEKEDTFTWEKSTTRQLLQDYYSRIGKYLETKLYSRCAWIEVRRHILKNFSVLDKLIDLIFKN; encoded by the coding sequence ATGGCCAATGGGAGCATCGTCCAGATGGCTCTCCTGTTGTGTTTCTCCACCACAGCTCTTTCCATGAGCTACGACGTGCTTCAGTTCCAGCAGAGAGGCAGTATTTCAGCCTGTTGGACTCTCATAAAGCAGTTGAATGGAACCGGTCACTCTTGCCTCCAGAACACGATAGACTTCAAGTTCCCCCAGGAGATTCAGCCTCAGAAGTTCCAGAAGAAGGAAGCCATGTTGGTCATCCATGAGATGCTCCAGCAGATCTTTGATCTTTTCACAAGAAATTTCTCTAGCACCGGCTGGAATGAGACCATCATTGAGAAACTCTTTGGGGAACTCAATTGGCAGATGGATCATCTGGAGGCAGCCCTGGTGGAGATCGAGAAGGAGGACACCTTCACCTGGGAGAAAAGCACCACCCGGCAGCTCCTGCAGGATTATTACTCACGAATTGGGAAGTATCTGGAGACCAAGTTGTACAGCAGATGTGCCTGGATAGAAGTCCGAAGGCACATCCTCAAGAACTTTTCTGTCCTTGACAAACTCATAGATCTTATCTTCAAAAACTGA